From the Bubalus kerabau isolate K-KA32 ecotype Philippines breed swamp buffalo chromosome 2, PCC_UOA_SB_1v2, whole genome shotgun sequence genome, one window contains:
- the LOC129644724 gene encoding keratin-associated protein 6-2-like, whose amino-acid sequence MNGMLCQLLTVYKGPWGEDTHTSETASCSPPEPSCLDNMCCNYYGNSCGYGCGKSYSCGFSPYYGCGYGSRYGCGYGSGYGCGYGCGYGCGYGTGYGCGYGTRYGCGYGSGYGSYWPVCYRRCYSCC is encoded by the coding sequence ATGAATGGTATGCTCTGCCAATTACTGACAGTATATAAAGGTCCATGGGGAGAAGACACACACACTTCAGAAACAGCCTCTTGCAGTCCACCTGAACCCTCTTGCCTTGACAACATGTGTTGTAACTACTACGGCAACTCCTGTGGCTATGGCTGTGGAAAGAGCTACAGCTGTGGGTTCAGCCCCTATTATGGCTGTGGATATGGAAGTAGATACGGCTGTGGATACGGCTCGGGATATGGCTGTGGATATGGCTGTGGATACGGCTGTGGATATGGGACAGGATATGGCTGTGGTTATGGAACCAGATACGGCTGTGGATATGGCTCTGGCTATGGCAGCTACTGGCCAGTTTGCTACAGGAGATGTTATTCTTGCTGCTAG
- the LOC129644725 gene encoding keratin-associated protein 21-1-like, with the protein MCCNYYGNSCGYGCGNSYSCGFSPYYGCGYGTRYGCGYGAGCGYGSGYGCGYSSHYGCGYGTRYGCGYGSCCGCGYGSGYHSYGPVCYRRCYSSCC; encoded by the coding sequence ATGTGTTGTAACTACTACGGCAACTCCTGTGGCTATGGCTGTGGAAACAGCTACAGCTGTGGGTTCAGCCCCTATTATGGCTGTGGATATGGAACCAGATATGGCTGTGGATATGGGGCTGGCTGTGGATATGGTTCAGGATATGGCTGTGGATACAGCTCCCATTATGGCTGCGGTTATGGAACCAGATATGGCTGTGGATACGGCTCCTGCTGTGGCTGTGGATACGGCTCTGGCTACCACAGTTACGGGCCAGTCTGCTACAGGAGATGTTATTCTTCTTGCTGCTAG
- the LOC129644723 gene encoding keratin-associated protein 21-1-like, translated as MCCNYYGNSCGYGCGKSYSCGFSPYYGCGYGSRYGCGYGCGYGTGYGCGFSPYYGCGYGTRYGCGYGSGYGSYWPVCYRRCYSCC; from the coding sequence ATGTGTTGTAACTACTACGGCAACTCCTGTGGCTATGGCTGTGGAAAGAGCTACAGCTGTGGGTTCAGCCCCTATTATGGCTGTGGATATGGAAGTAGATACGGCTGTGGATACGGCTGTGGTTATGGGACAGGATATGGCTGTGGATTTAGCCCCTATTATGGCTGTGGTTATGGAACCAGATATGGCTGTGGATATGGCTCTGGCTATGGCAGCTACTGGCCAGTTTGCTACAGGAGATGTTATTCTTGCTGCTAG
- the LOC129644418 gene encoding keratin-associated protein 21-1-like — protein MCCNYCSNSCGYGCGNSYSCGFSPYYGCGYGTRYGCGYGAGCGYGSGYGCGFSPYYGCGYSSRYGCGYRTRYGCGYGTGYGCGYGTRYGCGYGSGYGCGYGTGYGCGFGPYYGYGYGTRYGCGYGSGYGSYWPVCYRRCYSSCF, from the exons ATGTGTTGTAACTACTGCAGCAACTCCTGTGGCTATGGCTGTGGAAACAGCTACAGCTGTGGGTTCAGCCCCTATTATGGCTGTGGATATGGAACCAGATATGGCTGTGGATATGGGGCTGGCTGTGGATATGGTTCAGGATATGGCTGTGGATTTAGCCCCTATTATGGCTGTGGATACAGCTCCCGTTATGGCTGCGGTTATAGAACCAGATATGGCTGTGGATATGGGACTGG TTATGGCTGTGGATATGGAACCAGATATGGCTGTGGATACGGCTCAGGATACGGCTGTGGATATGGGACAGGATATGGCTGTGGATTTGGCCCCTATTATGGCTATGGCTACGGAACCAGATATGGCTGTGGATATGGCTCTGGCTATGGCAGCTACTGGCCAGTTTGCTACAGGAGATGTTATTCTTCTTGCTTCTAG